In one window of Nitrospirota bacterium DNA:
- a CDS encoding response regulator, with amino-acid sequence MKNDKPAINILVVDDQPLLLRLMARVLPSTDPSVEVVAAHTGREALEALEAHSFDLCFLDVGLPDMSGLMVMEKMRAISPETRIAVMTASHLTEAMKGQIREGAWAFIEKPFRLADIRKIVNNALIRTSRNLTGAHSRDVPRRL; translated from the coding sequence ATGAAGAATGACAAACCAGCCATAAACATCCTGGTGGTCGATGACCAGCCACTTCTGCTCCGCTTGATGGCAAGGGTTCTTCCCTCGACAGATCCTTCCGTCGAGGTGGTGGCCGCCCACACCGGCAGAGAGGCTTTGGAGGCCCTCGAGGCCCATTCCTTCGACCTCTGTTTTCTGGATGTCGGGCTCCCGGACATGAGCGGCCTCATGGTCATGGAGAAGATGAGGGCCATTTCCCCCGAAACCAGGATTGCCGTAATGACCGCAAGCCACTTGACCGAAGCCATGAAAGGGCAAATACGGGAGGGCGCATGGGCTTTCATCGAAAAACCTTTCAGGCTCGCCGATATACGAAAGATCGTGAACAACGCACTCATCAGGACATCCCGGAACCTAACCGGGGCGCATTCCAGAGACGTGCCGAGAAGGTTGTAA
- a CDS encoding PilZ domain-containing protein, whose translation MNLDEKDNYIVKIYNRDAEIGRLVGVVEDVQGKRRRLFQAPEHLLSFLWEYAPCDRRLCGRLHLRLPVQVKGVNTDGRVFAEDTTIKDISTRGAYLFLKNRMSEDDELRLLIDPDNSALDVRARIARVEAATRPSIGVGVRFELKGL comes from the coding sequence ATGAACCTGGATGAAAAGGATAACTATATCGTCAAAATATATAACCGGGATGCTGAGATCGGAAGGCTGGTGGGCGTCGTCGAAGACGTGCAAGGAAAGCGGAGGCGGCTTTTTCAGGCGCCCGAGCACCTGCTGAGCTTTCTCTGGGAGTATGCCCCTTGCGACCGAAGGCTTTGCGGCCGCCTCCACCTCCGCCTTCCGGTTCAGGTCAAGGGGGTAAACACAGACGGCAGGGTATTTGCCGAAGACACCACCATCAAGGACATCAGCACGCGGGGTGCCTATTTGTTCTTGAAAAACAGAATGAGCGAGGATGACGAGCTGAGGCTTCTCATAGACCCTGATAATTCCGCTCTAGACGTGAGGGCGCGAATCGCAAGAGTGGAGGCCGCCACCCGGCCAAGCATAGGCGTGGGGGTCCGTTTCGAGTTGAAGGGGCTTTAG